Genomic segment of Apostichopus japonicus isolate 1M-3 chromosome 8, ASM3797524v1, whole genome shotgun sequence:
CCGACTTCGGTAATTCGACAAAACGTAAATTTGTGTCGTCTTGTAGAGTTACCATTATCGGTAACTCGACAAAAGTCAAAGTTTTGTCATCTTGTCCAGTCTGTAAGTCTGTAAATTGGAAAAACGTGTTTTTGTCGAGATATTATGGTATTCTAAACGCGGTATCTCGACATCTCGCAAACCCCTTATGGCTTCCGTTAAAAGCAACAAAGATCAATGACGTGTTCCCACGTGAGAGAACTTACCTCTGTTACATTAAAGGGGCAGCAATTAATCCCGATGATAATAAACTCGATATGTAATGGAAACTAAAATCTCTTTTAAAAGCAAATTTATTTCTAATTCGTCATAGAGTATTCGATCTGAAAAGATTGTCGAGAAATAATGAATATAACAGTCTTTgcaataatgtatatatattattataaaagacgaaaatgtgtataaatatattacaacgtatataaatgcataaatatcaaaatttattgttattgtatCGTTACAAATTCCATGGAACTATGAAACTTCTGTTGCAGAGACCCGTGTCATTATGAAACACACGTCCCAATACGTTGTCTATCGAAACCCATACAACTATAAGCGAACAAGATCCTCGTCATTATAATGTGGAGATCCTTCACTTCTACCAGGTAGACTAAGTGCCTGAAGTCGCTTTGAGACGTATGTATGTTGAGAGGGTATGATCATTTTGACGTTCTGACTGTCATAAAATTGACATAAAAGTATAAGGGTAATAGTGCGCAAAATGCTCTTTCTCTTGTTGTCGTAGCAACCGTTAggattgtattttgttttgaatttggGAAGATAAATCATCAAAGGTTttaaaaacctgaaaaaaataCGACCTTTAACAACTTCTCAAAAGCTCTGAACAATTAGTAGTGCAATTATGtaggatatgtatatatatgtttgtcatGTTTACTAGCATTGCCTTGGCGGAATAAAAGAGGACGTCAATAACTTTTAACAGCAGAATGTGATTCAACGAGAATTTGTTTACATCTGTTATTTACACCGTAATGTTTTGCATTCATACAATATACTGTGTCTGatatattgataaaataaaGTGGAAATTAACAACCAAGGCAAATGAACACACGTACACAGATACACATACCAACCAAACACATATCGTATCAGTTAAGTAAATATGGATAATTTACTAGGTgggaagttttaaattttttgcACAGTGGCTACTGTCTAATCCATTGAGTGGGCTTCTCTAGATTTATTGAGTTTCCATACAATTTATCTAATAGACTTGATTTCAAAACCACTGAACAAATCACTGctatttgttttcattgcaaacacaaacaaaaatgtagAGCGTATTCACGCTAcacatttttcatttaattatatACTACACCATAGCTACAATAAGTCGACTTCATTAACCACTATATGGTAAGGATAACTTGACATACATAATATGAATGTGAATAATTCTCATTATTCTATTCGAGATATAGGCCCTAATGTTTGATTGTTATTTTTctgatatgaatatgaatatttgtgagCAATTTTACTTACTGAGTGGACGAATGGGCTCACTTAACTGGGTTGGCAATTAATTAGTTAGCAATTAGGAACGTCTTTTGCGTGATCATCCAGCCCGCTTGCGGAAATGtgcgtaggcctagcctaagttacAAGTTAATACAGTgattatatataggcctatatagtctTCAGTTGTCCCATGTCTGAAGAGCACGACACTCCATAGCCTCGTTCTCACAGAATGATGTAGTATTATTTAAGATGATGAGAACTAATGCACACAACAAGAGAACCGTATAAGTTTAGTATAATGAAAAAACCGCTACACCATGCATGTTTTAATTTAACGACTAGTATCAAGTTTCTTTTTTTAGGGAAACATTGTATACATATCACCCCTCCGTATTGTTAAAAGGTATTGACTTACTTGCCTGTTTAATGATTCTTCCCAGTTTGCGAAAGACGACAAACTGATGGTTACAAAACCCGTAATATGAACTCGAAGAATAACCATAGAAAATGGAATACCTCGCTGATTCAAGTAACGAGAACAAACTTTTAGACACTTGAAGGGATTTTAACTTATAGAACACGTCTCCGGTATAGATCGATCGTACTCCGAGTACCCTTTCACTATTATCGTAATTACAAAGCCATCTTAGCCTATATATGTCAAGTTTAGCCGGTTTCTTCATTTCAGCCTATATGTGTAATGACgcctaattttgttttcatgtgtCAAACCAATTGCTTGGGGACGTGAGCTGTTTGCCAAAGCTGGAGTGTGTAATTTCAGAGCTAATGTTAGCAGGTTCTCGCCTGCATGGTAACTGTTCGATATAACCAACGGAAGAACTAGAAAAGTATGCATTTTACTTAACGAAGTCCTTTCAGTCAATGAAAGTGATTCTTGAAATTTCACTTTATGAAATGCTATTCGCTCTTTCAAGTATTCTTTGTCTAGTAGATAAATATCAATTTctccataaaaaaaacaataagaaacaaaacaatcacTGAGCTTGTTTAACGAGTTCCTCGCGTGTCAAATTTCGTGGACTTGTCATGATAAATCAAACCAGTATAACAACTTGTCGGGAACAGAATCTTTattatcaaaatttgaaaaaaggaACCAAGAGATATAAatctgaaattaaattaaactagAAATTAGAGTATAATTTAATCAATCAATATTTGTTAGTTTCGGAAAGTTAATGTGAACAATGCGTTAGTTATATGTACAATATGTTTAGATTACTAAATTGTTATTAAGTTTTCTGATATTCATTTAGTCAGCGTAACAAGTTATCCACATAAATCTCCTTGATCCGAATTGAAGAACTGCGGATGGATCCGATTTGaaaattcttttttatttatttcattgagTGTTATTCGATTTTATCCCGATATATATTTAACTGTTACTGCGAGTGAGGGACGCTGTGAACATTACTCCCAAGAAACATATACAACATTGATAGATTTGTTTTCTATTTAATAGTCATATATAGTTTTTGTGGGTGACATTTCTCTCAATACAGACAGACGGCGAAACATATTCCAAAAGTGTTTACCTCCATTGGAGGACAACCTATCTGTATTAATTTCATTGATGTGTCTAGCATCACCATAAATGAATTTGGAAGGTGTCAAAGGTAAATATCTGTAGGCGCCATCTTCTTGATCCAAATTCAACGAGAAGAAAATAAGAATTGGATCCTATTAGATTTCCGTATACGTACTTTCTTTAtgaacttttcaaatttgtacGACGTTTCATCGACTCTTATACAATGGAATATACTTCTGCAATATCAGAAAGTTacataaagtaaataaaattgATAGACAAATGTCTAAAAAGTGTCACTTTTGCTCGTGAATATAATATTCATAACTATGAAGTACTAATTTGTCTAAAATTAGTCCAAATATTCAAGTGGGACTAAAGTTAGTTTAAGGCTACCTATTTTCTCTGTTccgttacatttttttttaatattgatgtGTAAATCTTTCACTAGCCTATATGAAATCAAATTTTAAACCATAAGACCAAATAGTTTCTTCTCGAAATAGTCATTCTCCCCCGCCCCTGTCTGTTATCCCATATAGAGGCTTAACCATCTATAGAAGGAAAGTCATGTTTGAAACGATATTTCCTCTCTAACTACAACAACtttaattatgaaaattaaataatatgaaACACTGAGTACCGTATTTTAGAACAAATCATATCTTCGTCTTAATTTGCGTGCTGAGAGTAAATAAAGCATCCAGAAAATACAGTTTTCTATAACATGCTTATTGCTTGTCGTTAAATTAGTTAATCCAAAAATCCAGCCGACatatagtattattattattattttgtaatatttatgtagGCTATATTCTGGAGTTAAACAAAGATAACACCAGTTTAGAGCGTTTTAATAACCTTTCAACGAATGtattattttaaactttttgtTACAGTGTATCTAAATGAATAGAAATGTTCATAACTCTTTTCTCTATATAAATGAGCAAACTTCCTTATCTTTCCTGTAAAGTGTATATGCCCGGCTTGACTTTAAGGCTTCACAATCACATCACAGGAAAATGTCTCATACAGCTGACAGAACGTATTACTACATGAATTGAAGACAAACATAAGACAATCGACCTTCATTAATCTTCATTTGCAAGACAAGCATAGCTGCTTtgatagtaatatatatatatagatcatagTTGATTTCAGAATAACCCCCAATGTCTATTTCTACTCTAAAAAAATTTCTCGTTTTTAAGGTAAACGTTGATCTACCGGAAATTATTTCTATCAcgcgtttttttcttctctgcctctctctttgaatttcagattTCTTGACAAACGAGATTTTTTTCTTCGGGAATCTTCTAGAATCTTTCGCACACTACAAAGATAATGCAGTTTCAAGGACTAGTCTTATACAAATTACAACTCTCATATTTGTTCCCAATGGGCTTTTTGATAAATTAACAGCGATAATAATCAccgtaataatgataataatacactctaaaaaaaaaataataatattaccaGCAGCCAAGGTCTTAGGGAAGTATTTCCTCATTTTTATCTCCAGCAAATTATATAGGCCATTtgaatatataagtatatgacCGACTGAAATATAATCATCTATTTTAGTCATAATTACGTATATTCATCTCATTTCTTATAATTTGAACTAAAAATACGGTATAAAAACATGACGTTTACTCTTAACCCAAAGTAGAAAAGGAAAGCGTATCAACACTTTTAGCTACACAATCACTTGTGTTAtggcaactttttttttcatatcagaaTTTTGAATAATCTTGAAAGTTTGTGGCAATACTTATCATCAAGGGATGTAAATGTGACAATTTGAAGCTCCTTATGATATGATAATTTGTTGATATTAGATGTACTACAATACTCTTTATACAGTTATatatgaaaaacaacaacatcacATATCTAAGATTTAATTAGTTATTTTATCTGGATGGTGTTGCTCCTATTGTGCATACTGCTCTAGAAATAAAACATTGGCAAAACGAAATATACTTAATAATAAAATCCTGGACATGGTTTTGTCATGATTCTCGGCCATTGTGACGTGTTCTCTGCTATACTTATAAGTCTTCTGTTCTGAAATACAATTAACACACACTCTGAAATATATAGTGAAGTAATATGAACTTGAATTTAATACAATGCTAATACAATAAATTATCTCTGGTTGTATTTGTGATAAAACTAAATTCAAGATAATTAGTTATAGTTTCTGTAAACATAtgaaaaagtataaaaataatGTAGTACTGTTGAGGAGAGAGTTTCTAGACAACCGTTTCTTTCTGAATGTTCGAATCTTCTTCATTATCCGGATTGAGCTCGTTTTGAGACTGCATGGCGGAAGAATATGACGGCGGTGAATAGTCGGGTGTATCAGAACAGATATTAGGTAATCTGCCGCATGCCACTTGCCTGCTTAATTGACTGTTTGTTTGAGGAACCCATGTTGTTTCAGCCGCAGGAATTGGATTCGAATCGATATTCGGTGAGAGTAAAATTCTGATTTGTGGCTGCAATTGAACGACATTTGCTAAAGGCAGTGAAGTTGGACGTCTGTGTAACTTTGTACCGTTACCACGAGTATCGCTTGCTTCATTTTGTGGAACTACTTGATCTGAGGCGGGAAGTGGGTTAGAGGTGGATTCACTTTGAGATGTCGATAATGCAGTACCTGCTTGAACATCTGATTCATCTGCAAGGTTTGTAGTTGTTGTCCCATCGTCCGCTCTTAATTCTCTCATAGACACTAGAGCAAGACCACTGCCAGATGAAACGAGCTGTGAATGCATCGAGGTTGGTGAACTTGGTGCTGATATGCGAATATCTCTAAAGTTTGACCAAGAATGGAATGCTCTCCGAACACCAAATTTCACTCTATTATTtcgattattattgttattattaatcaaAGACATGAGACTCGGAACAGTACGTGTTAAGGCATTTTGCCTCTGACGTCTTTGAAAAGACGGTAGCTCATTGCTCCAAGTACCTGCACTTGGAATGACGCCAGTAGAGCCAGCCAAGGGTGGCGGACCGGGACCTTGCGGTGTTCGAACGGACGGGAGACTGTTAATATTATCTTTATTCATCAACACTGCCTCTGAGTAGCTGGGAGCAAGCTGTCGATTCCCGAGAATGAACGTCTCGAGACTAGCTTGACTACCGATGAAGAATCTAGAAGGCGTGTTCTGCAAAGATTCCCCATTCCAATGTTCCATAGAAGAAATGCTGTTGACGTAAAGGCAACCAAAGAGTTTTTCAACGTGATAATCCATGACGGAGGTATTCATAGAGACGATGAGCCGGTAGGGCCATGAAAGTAAGACCAAGGATGTTAGCCAGAAAAGAGGAAGACATATGTAATTTGGAAGTTTATCGGAGCTTGCGTAACTTACCATATCGTCAACGTATTCTGGGTCGGATAAACCTAACCCTTCACGTGTCTCCATATTTTCATCTCTCTCTTCGTGTTCGGCGAAAAATCTCGCTCTTTGTGATAGATAATCATTCTCCGCTTGCTCGTTCAAAAACATGAAGTTTTTATTGAAAATGATTCTCGTCATAGGGTGGTCTTCTAGACCTCCAGTATCACATGACACGTCCTTAACACCGCAGACTGAGAAATCAAAAGCTCCGGCAGCCGAATGCGTATTAATCCGCTGGTAAACCTCTTGCGTAGAAGTGAAAGTATCTCCGTGTCGGTAATGAGTGACTTGGCGTGTATACCTACTGTAATGGTAAGATATTGCTCTCCACCAGACGACAGGATATGCTTCTTTCAGTCGCCTGATTCGCTGATAGACCGAGCCAACGTCCTCCTTAAAAGTGATCGCCAATCGTGTCTGGCTGTGCCAACATTCGACTAAATAGACCACGTACAGAAGCGAGAAGAACGCAGCGGGTATATAAGCATACCCATCGCGACATGGACTCTCCACAATGAAAGTAGCCTGGTTTCGTGACGTGTAGACTCGAACACTGAAGCGACACCAAAGGATAACGACGAGACTAGCCACCAGAAGTATAGACAAGAGCATACATTTCCAATGAGGATCTTCCCTGAGAACTCTACAAAGGTGTCGACGTCTTGGCCGCAGCTGCAATTAGACGGAAAGGAAAAGAATTGtttgaataaacatttacaATGTCTGCGTGCAGTTGTCACTTTCCATTAGTATTTTGTTAGCCAGTGAAAGGTATACTgctgatataaaatattgtagtTGTTCTTTTCGTATTCTATTTTACACAGTTCTGACTGATGGTTTATCAAAGAATGCTTTCAATTCGTGGCCGATGTCTAGACTTCATACATTCCAGAGCCTGAATGCATGGTTTCCATGGCACCACATAAGCAGATCATCATAAACATCGATGAAGCTCTATGGCAATTGTTTACCATCTCtcaaaacaaagacacattgaactatatacagtaatattgtttctcaaaacaaagacacatggaactatatacagtaatattgtTTCTTATCATAATACGGTAGACATTAACAGCAGGTCTTATCTCTGTCTTTTTGCGTTTTTTTCCACTTCATTTATATTCCACCCTCTGtggatgttttttgttgttgttgcttcaACCGTATAGGTCACGTGAACGGAATGAGGAAACAGGTGTTAGCTACAGGCTACTAATCTATTATACAGGGAAGAATGCTGAGCCACGACTGTGAGCTAAACTCGTTTTGGAGTACACTTTACTTATAGGACTGTTGGAACGAAGAACGAAAGAAAGTCACGAAGCCGTCCTGAAGCCTCAGGTG
This window contains:
- the LOC139971395 gene encoding transmembrane protein 151B-like yields the protein MADRDNPFAMELRPRRRHLCRVLREDPHWKCMLLSILLVASLVVILWCRFSVRVYTSRNQATFIVESPCRDGYAYIPAAFFSLLYVVYLVECWHSQTRLAITFKEDVGSVYQRIRRLKEAYPVVWWRAISYHYSRYTRQVTHYRHGDTFTSTQEVYQRINTHSAAGAFDFSVCGVKDVSCDTGGLEDHPMTRIIFNKNFMFLNEQAENDYLSQRARFFAEHEERDENMETREGLGLSDPEYVDDMVSYASSDKLPNYICLPLFWLTSLVLLSWPYRLIVSMNTSVMDYHVEKLFGCLYVNSISSMEHWNGESLQNTPSRFFIGSQASLETFILGNRQLAPSYSEAVLMNKDNINSLPSVRTPQGPGPPPLAGSTGVIPSAGTWSNELPSFQRRQRQNALTRTVPSLMSLINNNNNNRNNRVKFGVRRAFHSWSNFRDIRISAPSSPTSMHSQLVSSGSGLALVSMRELRADDGTTTTNLADESDVQAGTALSTSQSESTSNPLPASDQVVPQNEASDTRGNGTKLHRRPTSLPLANVVQLQPQIRILLSPNIDSNPIPAAETTWVPQTNSQLSRQVACGRLPNICSDTPDYSPPSYSSAMQSQNELNPDNEEDSNIQKETVV